From the Telopea speciosissima isolate NSW1024214 ecotype Mountain lineage chromosome 9, Tspe_v1, whole genome shotgun sequence genome, the window ataaaatgcataaattgaaagggaaagagtaagagtactgacctggccccatatggagcggcaaccacGGCGGGCAGTATCGGCTAAGGTAACCCCTGAAGGGTACCATGCAGCTCGTGCATCGCGAGCGGTAgtaccgagtagtggctcccggtgagacTGACGTCCTCGTCGGCGGAAAGACATGATGTAAGTGAATAAAAATGGAGtgaagtcaaaaataaaaaacaacagagcttcgcagcagaaatgagagtgaagaaatgagggagggagccatctatttataaactctccatcgtgcccacggcgccatggaattctccacggtccCGTGGGACAGCGGCCCACGGCGCCGTAGAGGTTTGCCCACGGAGCCGTGAAGTCTGGCACTGAGCCGTGCACACGGGGCCTTGCAAGCACGGTGCCTCCCATACACGGGGCCGTGCGGACCCCCACACGAAGTCGTggactgaaaaaaaaaaaaaaaaagaagagaaaaagaaaaagaaaaaaaaagaagaaaaaaagaagggaagaaaagaagaaaaaaaaaaaagaagaaaaaagaaaatagagaagaaaaaaaaaagaaagaaaaagaagaaagaacataaagaaaaaaaaaagaaaagagaagaaaataaaaaaaaaaagaaagaaaataaagaagaaaggaaagaagaaaaagaaaattaaaaataataataataatccccagtgaaatccctcaatattGAATgctttggtcgagtggtgccttatcaccctccaaatttgatggtttcggtcgagtggcaccttataaccatccaagtttgactttcgatcGAGTGATGCCTTATcgccctccaaacttgatggtttcggtcgagtggcaccttataaccatccaagtttgactttcgatcGAGTGATGCCTTATcgccctccaaacttgatggtttcggtcgagtggcaccttataaccgtccaagtttgactttcaattgagtggtgccttatcatcctcaaaattctatcccagtggagtccctcatattcgatcttgtgggccgagtggtgccttagctagatctttggtcgagtggtgccttatcaccctcaaaaattgtttgagcaatgctcacaagataaagatttggttcttccgagtttttcttttgaggattagcgaaagatttcatcgtgattaaccgcctgtttttagcaactctgtcgcctttgagaAAAACGTCaacagtacatgctcttggtgacaaaattagttggtcttttgtctttacccttcggctgttggcacaggcctaggccaaagaggggcaaactgtagacactgatttttgtcacccccataattggcgatgatgacaatgggacatggacgatggacgacgcacacTCCCTccttctagacccaagatacctgacccataagaccaagaaccatgctgatcacaaaatggcccattttcggcccaaaaacaaggaaaaatggcattgCGCCCCCTTGGCGTCTTGGACTCCTTCCCACagcgccgtggacgccttcccacggcaccatgggaatgtgtaccggatttccacggtgccatgagggggtgtgacatcagcctgctgacgtcacccacggcgccgtggaggacttatctggccaggagagagagggggtccccTCCCACGTTtttcaaggaattttgggtggagagaccctccccaagtgattcctagcctcttttcctcccttttcaccctcatttctcctccttctctcatgagagtgtgagtgcttgaagttttcttgtggcggacagatccttcgattgtccctctaaGTATAGAGTACTTTGCTCCTTGGCGCTGTTATCCCGTCTGTGCGCGGATAatcatcaaaactcctttattacagacattattctatctgtttactcctctccaaatcacttgaaagagtcgttactctgccgagaaagaatcgATGTCAGttcattcgtctatctcccctgagccaggggaatacaaccatacaggtacaattattgtatttttgttgattcaatgtagtcctttcatatttcatcgttttagtccgtattttttatatatgtaatgtagtttattatgctttagttcaattcatagcatctgaatgtagttcataatatcccccatccccgtaataaaagagagagaacattcgtccttatgtagcatctaatacagagagaccggctttggcggggcaaggtgggtgcctaacaccttcccacactcataacctgaccccttactcGAACCTTTGGTctgaccatatggagtcacgtagcccaaTTCTGCTCACAACGGGTAGgactacacttaatgggtcctaggccctagccctaggtggcgacttcacattatattagcatattttaatgcatgatcccaatcccctatttatcaatattgtacattgacaatattatctatatccatatacacacacacatacatctcccaaaaccctatgtcgccatataccataagggctgaggaaccctcgtccggaggaccacggtacttacactcGTTTTTTTGTATGAATATGTGAGCAATcttaattagggatgtaaacggatcggattcggctcggatagtgctatatccgcatccgcatccgattagctttcggacggattcggatagtgttaaacggatacgaacacggatatagatcgaatattttatctgtttacatgtaaatatagtttttcggatagctaaaGCCTATTcgtatctgcatccgtttagctttcggacagattcggatagtactaaacagattcgaacacggatacgaaaacggatgtcgactattcatttacatccctaatcctAATCTActaattagggctgcaacagggtcgggttgggctaggctttttaaaaccctagcccaaccttgaacTTCTTAGCTAGGCCCAAGCATGACCGGCCTTGACatagggcctgaaaaatccaaccttgacctgcCCTCAAGGCAGGGCCAAGATTGACCCTAATTGACCCTAACCacggggagggggaagggagatgcatgggctgggcTAGGCCGGGgagaagaacaacaacaacaacaacaacaagaagacaGGGCCGGATGAGATCAGcccaaggtctcaaccctggTCCGGTCTGGCCCTgactagggttttagtaatcagtatcggtattggtctgGATCAAACAAATTTACcattgttttcttaaaaaaaaaaaaaaattcacatttttaccCATGTTTGTACCGATCCATCAATACGGGATCGATTAGGAATCAATCTCGATCAATCTGATTCCAATTCTTCAAACCATGGCCCTGACCCGCCTTCAAGGTTAGGGTATTTCAACGTCGGCCTTGTTCAagctcagggcgggcttggtcttatagggccaaacttgcacccctaatctAATAGGattattatctctctctctcaccaggTACACAACCTACACTTCCATTAGTTACTCCCTTTAATATGCACATCCATATTTCTCATATTAATCCTCATGTCCATTCATCCACCATTACATCAATTACTCCACCCATGTGTTCACAAGCTCATTCATCTTCTAATCCATCAGGTACTCATCCCATTTATACACATCTACACTCTCTAACCGTTCCATCAAGTACTCCTATTCTGAACTCTATTTCAAATAACCACCACCACTAGTTTGAACCCACTCATTTCCTCCATTATTTCAAATATCTTGGAGTTACAAAATCATAAATCTCAACCCATAACTCCCCCACTCAGTGGTTTCAACATGAGGTATCACAATTATTATTCCCCTTAATTCCCCACTTAATGGCTCTCTCTCTTCAGAATCCTATCCCTCCTACCCACCAAATACAATAACCGATGTTGGAGCCCATTACGGTCAAGAAATTCTCCatcaactcttttttttctttttttgatagaatTGTCCATCAACTCATAACATCAAAACACAGTTACATTCCAAAGAGATTTACCCATTATCCCATGTTCCTATGGACATCTTAGAAGCTATTGTGACTATTCTAACAGAGACACCAGAGGCAAGTAATGGTCTCTGGCAAGAGAAACCAAAGCGATCACGCATCGAGTCATCTGGCATTGGGTCTTCTCCAACTCATACCCGACAAGATTAATTTTAGAGTTGAACCTCGCGGAGGCTGAAGATTTGCAGCTCCACGGGCAGATATGAAATGTTTGAATTGAAACGATGTCAGAGGTATTGTGAGATTCCTCACAATTCGTTTTCTCATACAACTCTCCCATATGGACCGACCAGATatgatttatttttatggaaactAAAGGAAGTAATTAGCGTCTAGATAAATTGCAACGAGTCCGTGTCCCTTACAAACTTGGTTCAACGTATCTTATTTAATGTAAATAACATGACAGAATAGTTTTATTACAATAAGATAACATCATAATTGTGAATTACAAATACGAGAAAGGGCCCATAGCTCAGTGGTTGAGCAATTGATTGCAAATCAAAAGGTCACTGGTTCGATCCCAGTTGGGCCCTGATTAATTTTATTCTGAGTACTTTGACATTTGAAAAAGTTAGAATAATGTAGGGGAGTGCCTGGACCCCTAGGAGACGCCTTGACAACACTGATATTGATAGGTTAGTGGATATGAAACTGGACTAGAAGGGTACCACAATCTGCGTAGCCCTTGCCTAATGGGAGTTGAGCTGCTGCTCATGTACAtatggaaaattttctttgagcttttgtaTCTGTAAAACCACCAGCCAAGAACATTTATAGGCTGTATCGTGTCCGATCGTTTAGGTGTTCGGGCTTGCATTGGACGGACATGGTACTATTTAATTTCGATCGGTCGGTGTTCGATCTTTAATCGAGACAGCCTTATTCAAGGTAAACGGGTCTTAAACGGGCCTCGGTCAGATTAATGGcctatttaactctaaacgAGCACTAAACGGTGTGGAAAGTAACATCAGTCCCATTTCCCATGTCCACAAACTATAACGTCCCATGTCTCATgtcctatttaaaaaaaaaaaagataacaaaatataaaagtaatatAGGAAAGTCTCATGTCCCATTTCCCATGTCCACAAACTATAAcatcaaaagtaacaaaatataaagTAATATCCGTCCCATGTCCCATGTCCACAAACTATAACgtcaaaagtaacaaaatataaagTAATATCAGTCCGATGTCCCATGTCCACAAAGTACAGACATAAGAATCAAAATGAAACATCAGCTTATAACATCACATTTCACAAGCATTCTCGGATCTTGGTAACCCAAACAAAATGGTTGGCCTCTAGGAGTCCAACGATTGTTGCCTTTGTTCGATTAAGCAAAATAACTAGAAGAGACCTACATGAAACAAAAGATATTTAGAATAAATAgaagaacaatatatataatatatatagcaGAAAATAGAGCAACAACGCTAGATCTTATCTATCTATTCATGTCATCTTAGCAAAActagaaaaatagagaaacttAAGTCTCAAGTTTGAACCAATTGTGTACAATGTTCAAAGAGATGAAAACTTACCTGAAGATTGAGCTAGAAGAACTAGAAGATTAAATGACATTTGAAGATTGAATGACAATACCTGTGGTCCCTGTGGAAAGATAGTACAAGTCAAAACGTGATTGTAATAAAAGACAAggcaaataaaaaacataagaagaaaaatggcAATACCTGTAGAAAGTCATCTAATAGACTAAACGTTATTTACAACCTGCAGTAGAAGCAGTTGAAGATCCTTGTATAGGTATTGGTCCTACTGGAGCCTCATTAGTTGCACCACTCTCATTCACGGACAACACATCTTTTAAAGCATCAACCAAATCATTGGCATCATCACCCAGTTCAgctttaaagaaaaagaaaaaaaaaacaatagtaCATATAAGATAATAAGAATATgaccaaaaaaagagagaaattaatATCAATTTAATAAAATGTACacaaatttttaaaaactaCCTTTAAAGTCTACTCCAAACATCCAATTTCGGAGGCAAATCAGTGCTTCAGCATTTGTTGGTAGTAGCTTACTTCTATATTTGTCAATAACTCTACCTCCAGCACTAAAAGCAGATTCAAAAGCAACTGTTGATACCGGAATAGCTAACACATCCCGTGCCATCCGAGAAAGATCACGATATTTAGTTCCTTGCGACTTCCAATAGGCCAATACATCATATTGCTTCGTCATATCTTTGATCCTTGGCTCTTCCAAATACAAATACAATTCAGATTTATCTGATCTTATTGTATTATTGCTACTCTCATATGTGTTTAGctcctataaaataaaaaaatcaatataaaaAATGCAACATATTGAAATGAatatacaataaaaataaaaaacaaaatgatttaTACCTGCCAATCTGATGCATTTCCAATCGTATCAGTCTCAATATCATCTGAGTGTAATGCCCCCTCTTCCATGGTCACATCCATGCTTCGGTACTCTTCAAAGAGTCGTTCTAAACTTGTTTTTACAAGTCTAAATTTCTCCCTTGATCTAGAGTCAAGATTATATATCTTATCAAAAGCCCATGAAACAAAGGATAACTTGTATCGAGGGTCAAATACAACTGCAATAGCTAAAATAATGCTATATGAGTCCCAAtacttgtcaaacttctttttcatttcttgtGCCATCTTCTTCATATGGTCATCTCCATGTACTATCACTTCCAACAAAGACTTATGTATATTCCATACGTTATGAAAATACAAATTTGCCGTTGGGTACTTGGACCCAGATAACACCTCTGTGATGTCATTGAAAGGCTTCAAAAAATGCATTAATTGCTCAACCTTGGACCATTCCTCAGTACTTGGACACTCTCTATAATTTTTATCCACCAACTGAAGTTCATGAAATGCACTCTTATAGAATATAGCAGAGTCAAGCATGTGATAAGTGGAGTTCCACCTCGTGGTAACATCTCCATGCAATCTTTTCTCATTTGGTAAACCCACCTGCTTGCAGCATTTTaggaatttcactttccttgCCTAAGATGCCTTCACATATGCTACGTTGGATCGAACCAATTGTACACAATTATCAATTACCTTCAAACCATCTTGTACAATTAGGTTCAATATATGGGCACAACATCGGTTATGAAAAAAATCACCATCACACATTAAAGCCTTCTTCAACACCAAATTTCTTTTCAAGTGATCAATAAAAGAGAGATTTGCAGAAGCATTATCTAGAGTAATAGAAAACAGTTTCTTCTCAATCCCCCAATACAATAACATCTCTGATGCAATTTGACTTATGTTAACTCCTGTGTgtggtggtggcatgatgcaaaattttagtaatttcttaTGCAATATCCATTCTGTGTCAATGTAATGACAAGTGAGAGAAATATAAGAGTCAGTCGTGATGGAAGACCACAAATCAGTAGTCAATGACATCCTACCATTGAAGTAATTCAAAAATTC encodes:
- the LOC122638734 gene encoding zinc finger BED domain-containing protein RICESLEEPER 2-like; the protein is MLDSAIFYKSAFHELQLVDKNYRECPSTEEWSKVEQLMHFLKPFNDITEVLSGSKYPTANLYFHNVWNIHKSLLEVIVHGDDHMKKMAQEMKKKFDKYWDSYSIILAIAVVFDPRYKLSFVSWAFDKIYNLDSRSREKFRLVKTSLERLFEEYRSMDVTMEEGALHSDDIETDTIGNASDWQELNTYESSNNTIRSDKSELYLYLEEPRIKDMTKQYDVLAYWKSQGTKYRDLSRMARDVLAIPVSTVAFESAFSAGGRVIDKYRSKLLPTNAEALICLRNWMFGVDFKAELGDDANDLVDALKDVLSVNESGATNEAPGPQVLSFNLQMSFNLLVLLAQSSGLF